DNA sequence from the Liolophura sinensis isolate JHLJ2023 chromosome 1, CUHK_Ljap_v2, whole genome shotgun sequence genome:
ATACTCTATTAATGCTGGTATAGAAATGGCATCTTCCCCGCCCGACAAACGGAAGAATAGGCCAACAATATAACCGGATAAAGACCCGTAAGTATTTGTCCCTCGAAAATACACAACGCACACGAGTTGGGGAAACAGGATGACGTAGACAAGGTCCGAGCAAAGGTACCAGAGGAAATAAATGGAGTCCACGGTAATGGCCATAATAGTAGCTAGAATCCCCACCCCTAGGGTGGCCCCACGCATCACCCAGATGATCTCGCGTTCAGAGGCCTGTGAAGGAAAGACACAAatgttgaaaacatttcataacTTGCATGCTATCTGCAAAATTTAAGTTTCCCCGAATCTTCATTTCATTtgaatatgaatttttaaatGTCTGATAATGAGTATAGACTGCAGATGGGGTTTTAGATAGCAACTTTCTGTTCCGACGTTTTGTCTTGCCATTTGATCTATctgattgtattttttttcttacgtgTTATCTGAAAATGTTGATTTGTGAGAGAGTGTTGCAACTTTTTGTGTAGAAAGAGTCCATGAGTTCTGTCTGATTGTGAGTTTGAAGTTTGTTCTTACGTTTTCTCTGAAGATAAGTTTGTAGACGTTCCGTGCGAACATGGAGCTAGCGGAGAGGATAGAGGAGTCTGCAGACGACATGACGGCGGCGGACACTGCTCCCAGCCCGATGAATGAGATGACGTCAGGACAGAGGTACTGGAGCACCAGGGGTAGGATCAACTTCTGTTCCTTCTGAGGAATTGGCACGGCACCTTTATAGTCAGTTTGATTCCAGTCTAACAGAAAGAATGGAATATTGAAATGCAACATGCACCAgtaaataccaaataaatataagatatATGATATGAGTCTTAATAACAGCTCTCAAATTAACCAAGGCATTAAAACGTAAAGAAGAATGTCTTTAAAATAAcagataacaaataaaaaatttaacataTGTGCAAACTAATCTGGAAGTCACTGTAGTTAAGCTACAGAAAGAAATCAGAATGGGTAGAATTGCTGGTCCATTCACACACCGTCCACTCTAATCTGCGTGTTTCCCCGCTGGGTCTTGTGGCTAAGAAAACAGATGGTGAATATCGCTTAATTCATCACCTGTCTTACCCACATGGTAAATCGGTTAACGACTTCATTGATCCGCAGTACTGTGCAGTAACTTAGTCAAATCTAGATCATGCCATTCAAATGATTCAGAACACTAGGCAAATCAGCTTTCCTCGCAAAGATTGACATTAAATCAGCATTTCGGCTACTCCCAATTGACTCTGGAGACTTTGATCAGATGGGCATTAAATTTTGCAGGGAGTACTTCTTCGATAAATGTTCACCGATGGGCTGTTCCGCTTCATGCTCAACTTTTGAGTGTTTTGGAACATTCGTTCAATGGTGCGTGAAAATCCAGAGTGGATTAGAAAGCCTTTTGCATCATCTTGATGATTTTCTCTTTGCAGGTCAGACTGAGACTGCTGAGTGCCATCAGATGACGCAGGCTTTCTGTACAGTGTGTGCAGATTCAGGAATACCTATAGCTAAGGAGAAAAGCGAACACCCTTGTTGTAAGCTAACGCACTTGTGGTTAGAGCTCGATTCAGAGGAGCTCGTAGTGCGAATTCCgttagataaataacaacaactgAGCATAAAATTGCAGCAAGTTATGATAAAAGATAAGATTACCTTAAGAGAATATCAATCCTTAATCGGTTTACTCAATTTTGCCTTTAAAGCCGTCGCTCCCAATCGAACTTTTTGTCAGAGGCTGATTAACGTCACGATCGGAATAAGTGAGCCACACCATCAGAGTATCAGACTCAATGAGAGCCTATGTCTCTATGTGGTTAGAGTTTTTACGCAATTGTAACGATACCACTATGTTTTTAGGTCAGCCGTGGATCTCCATTGATGTGTTACAAGTCTTTTTTGGATGCTGCAGGTGGTGTGGGTATGGCTGTGTACTTCAGTGGTCGATGGGGAGGGTCTGCATGGTCCCCTTACTGGGTTAAAGCAGGGTTAGTTAAAGATATAACATTCCTCGAGCTTTTTCCTCTGGTAGTCGCTATTAACCTCTGGGGCCCACAGCTACAGAACACGAAGATTCTGTTTCGTTCTGAAAACTCGGCCGTGGTAAAGATAGTAAACAAGCAAACTTCTCGATCGAAGCCAGTTATGAGATTGATCCGCTCTTTGGTATTATCTTGCCTTAAGCACAATATTTTGTCCAAAGCGAAGCATATAGCTGGCATAGATAACGGTATCTGTGATGCCATTTCAAGTTTCCAGTGCCCGATTCCGTCGTTTGGCACCCCATGCAGACCCTCAGCCAACCAAGTTGGTTGCATGCCTGTTGAAAGTTTTAGGACTGAATCAGCTGAATCAAACTATAGCCGGTACCCGTATGTCGCTCATTTGTCACGCCGACAGCTCTCAACTGTGAGATTGTGGCACCTTATTTGGCGGGTATTGGTTGTTACCATAGATTTGATGGGTTTTCCGACCcaacacaaaatttcattgtaTTAGGCTCCGCAGTTTGTTGCATAGTTAAAGATCGTTCCTTTTCAAACATGCCTCTCCCgagtttatttcagattttcagcTCACCTTGGTGTGAGGACAGCCTCAATAATGGGGTCCAGTTACATCTATTGGGCGACCACTATGTAAAATCGGTGGGAAACATCCTGGACATCTTTCCTCGTCTAAACTTGAACTTCAATGGTAGAAGAGGAATGAAGTGCACCAGTCTGCTGTCAACGACCAAGTATAGACCGTGTCGTAGCCCAGCACTAGACATCTTACTCATCCATTTGGGAACAAATGATCTGTGTAGCATACCACTTCACGAACTGATGAGACTGGTGGGACGGATGAAAGCAGGTTTCAATGCCTTGAAAGGCTTGCTGCCAGAGTGTAACATTGGCTATTCTCACATGTTGCCGCGGTTAAGTTGGCGTGGTGCACGCGACGTGTAGGCTGTTGAAATCGCGCGTAAAGGGACGAATAAGTCCGTGAGTTCGCATGTGTTGTACATGGTGGATTTCTTGTCAGCTATCCTGATATTCATCGAACATTACCTGCGCTATACTGGGATGACGGTGTTCACATGAGTGAAGTTGAGTGTGACTTTCTCCTTAACACCCTGGAAGGCGCTTTAGAAGGCGTTTATTTGAGAAATGAGCGTTCAGTGGctctaaattttttaacaaactttAGCTTAATTTGCTTAATAGAGAATGTAATCAGTTTGCCATGGAATAGGTAAATTAAGAGTGGCGATAACCTCTCGTTTGACGGAGTTCCCATGGGTATTCGGGGAGAAAATGGCACTAAATTATTTGTGTTGCGTGGTTTCTGTATCACCTGTTCGGTGTCTACTTGTGTGTACCCAAAGGACGCCGAGCAGGGATGAAGATTTGGTTAATACGGGTAGTTAAGCACGTCTACTTGTGTCATACCCGGGGAACGCGTGTGGTTTACTCATCACTTGTTCGGTGTCTACCTGTGTCTACCCAGGGGAGGCtgaacaaggtgaaaattgtTCTTACCGTTTTTCACAAAGGGGAGTTCACCGTAGCGTGTAACACGGGGACCCAGGTCTATATTATACCCACGGGAACCGTCATTCTTGATAGTGTATTATTATGATAAACATGGCAAACTTCTAATCTTCTCTTGTGGTTTTGATTCAATGGTTGTTAAGCTCTTCTCCTAAATAGTGGGAGCGACTAACTTGATAACTGAAGATTTTCAAGGTATGAAATCTATTATGTTAGTCAGTCACACTTCATATAAATTTTTACAGGCCCACAGATGCGCAGCAGATAATTCACCTTCGTCTCCAAATACTTTCAATCCAGTGAAATCTCTGTAAATATTTGTCCGCTAGAGGCCTTTTCTAGAGAATACTAGAATACTAGAATAGTATCATGTATCATATTTACTGAATATTGACACACGCACTCTTCTGTAAAACTGTATCTCGACATAAATATATGTCCTGTATTACTGTCTGAGCACAGTTCTGTAAAGTTACTTTAGTAAACTACTCAATAACTATAGCTAGATAGACCCGCGATTAACAACATGACTACATGTCCCAATGCCTTCATCTCGGAATGTCTAGAGCACGCACCTGTGACAGAGGCTACTGCCCCGATAAGCACCGCAGGAAGGGCCATGACGATACAGCCTACAGCGGCAACATACGACAGCATCTGAGCCCGGAACGCTGTCTTAGAGGACAACACCCGCTGGAAGTACACCTGAAATAAACAACGACCTCTATTTTATATCATCCAAATAAGCAGTTTGTAAACTGCTGTTGAAATGAGATCGTTGCCTTTCTGGGGCAACCAAAAACCCGATTGGGAATTTCACTTAAGAAATACTTTGGTAATCGCACAAAATCCGTGCAGAGGTAAACCATGTCATTCTCCTTAGAAATGTACAACTTGGCCACCTTGATAAATCACCGAAAAATTTGGAAGTTTTTAGTTAACTAATTATCCAAGAGCTAAAACACGTCAACATTTCTTTTGATCCAACAGAATTGTGAAATCCTGGTTTCATACAAAATAGTTCTGTAAGGCAGTTTTACACATTTCAGCAGAACCTGGTCTGTGTAATAAAACCCAGACATTCTGTAAATATATCAACAAGTGACAACAACTGAAATGATTAGACGGGCTGAAGTTAATTCATTTAAGTGCTTGTTTTAGTTTTACCATGATAATGATGTAATATACAGTAATATTAAAGTCTGTCTCGGAACAGGCATACTGCTTATGTAATACTTTCATATCATCGCTAAGGCAACAGCAGGGTTGCCACGTTCCAAACACGTTTCCGTCATGACATTACACTAAAAGACTTTCAGCGTagggagaaaaaccagagcaacgacgacagtgtaatagttggcaaatggtggCAAAATGCGgagaaatacggcttcttgtcaggTTACCTCAAACAGGATTTtatgtaatgtaaatgtttacgtAAATGCATTACATGACTCATCTCCgaaatgaacagaaaacaaatcttATCAATCGGTAAAAACACTTTATGCGGCTTCTCGTGCTGTATGGGTAGCGAGAGAATAATTGGCCTTACCTGCCAGGGGATTCCCCCAAATATGAGAAGCAAAGAGGAGTCGATGTAAAAACCGGTATCCTTGGGGTCTAGAGTCTTGATCCACACTTCAGTGGCGTTAGCTGTGATACTTCCTACTGCGTCATTGGTCAACGCGAAGGGAAAGGCCAGCCACTGCACGACACACCAGAACAGaacaaatatgcatgtacacatcacTCAGTAATGTACTCACTTAGTAGGTCTCAATAAAACCACAACACCAGTTAAAACACCTTTATACGCCATGCTTCATGCGTTATGTGGTAGAGACAATCAAGTAGCACacttcttttcttgttttaatatGAACTCAGTTATGCTTTGTTGCGTAGTTGTCCCGTAGTCAAGTCAAAGGATTTATTCGCGCATTTGTCAGATTTAGTATTTTACATCCTGCGAGGTATCAAAGGCGAAATCGATTGTGTCATGGATTCACATGCGTTGACAGGGCAGAGTTGAAGAATATCTTACTTAAATGACGGTGGCCTAGTTTATGGGTAGAAAAAACCTTGCTAAGCCAGAAGGGACCACCGCACCTTGTgagtaccagacaaacctcctaacGTGAGGCCACAGTGGCATTAAAGCAGCGAGAGCTGCATTTCGACAGGTGTACAATTTGATCAAGGGCTCGTTGTCTAAACTGGAAGATAGTATTGAAACTTGATATTACACGAGCAGATATTCATTCATCATAATCATAGTTCTGATTATACAAAATACACTGGTTTATTATACATACCAGCCCAATAAATATGCAGAAAAGTTGTATGACGTCCGTGTACGCCACTGAGTAGAGGCCCCCGAATAAGGTGTACATTAGGGCTATCAGAGCTGAGACGATAATCGATACGGTATTGTCCAGTTCGATTATCACAGATAATGTGGCACCTAttgaaaaaacacacatatatatgttattaataatatatactACTTTGCTTTTAACCAGCAAAACGGTTATCCACACAAGAAATTATTCTGAATAAATTGCTATTGCATTAGCCTAACCAGGCTCTTGTGGGATACGTGAGATTCACAATAAGTAGAGCGTCACTGTTTTCATGGAGAGAAGCGATGATTTAAGAATATGCGCTTATTGATCACTAAAGATTCTAATTAAGTGACGAAAATCATAATCCAGCGGGACAGTAAAGTAACTCTATTTGAGCATATAAATATACCCAGCATAAATAGACAAGACATTTACATTTCCAGGGAAAAAACGTGTCATTTGTTCTTTCAGTACGGTATTTAGTTTCCACTTTGACTTGGTAGTTATTTATATACACTTAGGTATTTGTCTAAAAACACTGAAAGTGACAGATGATACGATGTCTACCCGTGTAAGacattatattaaaactgattccTGAACGATTTGGTCTCAATCCACCTCCACACTCAAGCCAATATTGATTTTATCACAGTATAAATAGAGACACAAAGTGTAGTATTTATAGACAGACAAGATAGTGTACAAATTATGTACTGTTTGCTCAGGTCTGGGAAATGAAGTGGGCGAAAATAGGGTGGTATTTTTTAAAACCTAGTGATTAAAATGTATCAAGTGAAGACTCTTTCGAAGAAACTGAGCGGAATTGTGGGCATGGCCTTTGGTGAGACGCTCTATTTATAGGACCGGTTGAGAGAAGAAATCTTGGTGATAAAGGTTACTTCTGGAACCTGTTCTACAAAGCCGGTAAATAGGTTTACAAGGACACTATGAAATATAGCGAAAGTAAATTCTACTTTGAAACAAAATACGGGAGCACCATGTTAGTTACTACTGAGTGAATAGCTATAAGATGTGTAACAGGTGTATAGTTACAAGATGCGCCATATGCAATATGTATTAACACGAGATACACGGATATTTTAAAATGGGTCGCCAGAGTGTATCTGTGGGAAGTGTCACCATTGTATGCATACAGAATGTATTACAAGATAAATTGTGTCTCCAATGTACGCTCCGTGTTGAATGTGCCACCATATGTGTTTGTAAAATGTGGCAACATAAAATATCTGTAGGATGTACCACCATAATGTATTACCGCGTAAATTTTTATATTCGTCAccaggatacatgtatatctgtagaaTGTTGTACCGGGATATATAtgtcgagtgagtgagtgattggggtttaacgtcgtactctaTATATGTAGAATGTGGTACCACAATATACGTGTATCTGTAGAATGTAGCATTGGAATATATCTGTGAAATGTAGGACTGGAATATATCTGTAGAATTTGGCACCACTGAATGTCTAAAGAATGCAATACTAGCTAAATTTATGGACGGGTAGCCAATATTGATtgcttgatttattgattgatctGT
Encoded proteins:
- the LOC135475850 gene encoding high-affinity choline transporter 1-like, which encodes MTVHVPGVIAIVVFYLLILAVGIWASRKSKSSEKNADSEEVMLAGRNIGLMVGVFTMTATWVGGAYINGTAEIIYGSGLVWCQAPFGYALSLAIGGLFFAKRMREEGYVTMLDPFQRQYGGRMGGLLFIPALLGETFWSAAILSALGATLSVIIELDNTVSIIVSALIALMYTLFGGLYSVAYTDVIQLFCIFIGLWLAFPFALTNDAVGSITANATEVWIKTLDPKDTGFYIDSSLLLIFGGIPWQVYFQRVLSSKTAFRAQMLSYVAAVGCIVMALPAVLIGAVASVTDWNQTDYKGAVPIPQKEQKLILPLVLQYLCPDVISFIGLGAVSAAVMSSADSSILSASSMFARNVYKLIFRENASEREIIWVMRGATLGVGILATIMAITVDSIYFLWYLCSDLVYVILFPQLVCVVYFRGTNTYGSLSGYIVGLFFRLSGGEDAISIPALIEYPMYNAETKTQNFPFKTLSMLLNLFTVIFVSYLLKYLFESGKIPRRYDFFNCIVKIPEENIALATKEPTSELSAITPIKEYKGNVNPALKLSREDIISDYGSLAEDFVQPSEEKAPIDFENSAMLHPTGN